The following are encoded in a window of Phaseolus vulgaris cultivar G19833 chromosome 3, P. vulgaris v2.0, whole genome shotgun sequence genomic DNA:
- the LOC137806035 gene encoding uncharacterized protein isoform X3, with protein sequence MECLLGFASSVSRDLVCGALNQLRYPCDFNNFVKKLEEEERDLIVTKDSVQKFVTNAKKQTRKTSEVVDKWLQDAINDVDNVNQLLKEAKAKKFCCFGYCPNWIWQYRVGKKLAYKNVYLEKFIAEGRKYVPFDRIATLPSGTLHILTEKCMNFESRQSTYEKLLEAVKNNDVAMIGLYGMGGCGKTTLAMEVMKLVEAEHCFEKVLFVPISSTVEVRRIQEKIASSLQYTFPETEVMERAQRLCLRLNQEKNILMILDDVWEKLDFGGIGIPSSEHHTVCKILITTRSEEVCTSMDCQRKIYLPILTDEEAWTLFQNKALISKNTPDTLKNLGRLISNECKGLPVAIAAVASSLKGKVETIWNVALNKLRSSKPINIERGLIDPYKCLQLSYDNLDTKEAKSLFLFCSVFPEDSEIPIEVLTRYAIGLGVVGEAHSYEEARSEVVAAKIKLVSSCLLLDEEDEYVKMHDIVRDVAHLIAKKENKIIKCEEEKDVTIEQNSVRYLWCVKFPIDLDCSNLEFLFLKTKLEEFNGIFKRMRMLKVLILVNDKDGITPLSTMCLKTLTNLRYLGISGYELSDFSFVSHMKKLQSLSMNGCSLPSFPELQTDVAITQVTTLKLLQLYKCEMKGKNFEVIKRIPLLEELYIVDIEGEWDSNSEDNIEFFNTFSVPKTLQRYAIVLGSNNFGDYNYNYFHPPPRTLLLNHFDKSNEVIKGLAKKATYLFVANIQRGAKNIIPDIFQIEGGGLDELSKFEICNSEEIECLIDTSNHLSTVVSPFSKLYKLRMVNLKNLRALWHFSQPISGPFENLEKLYFSDCPKLTSLFTYVVARSLVQLKVLKISTCDELKHILGDDDKTKKSQGEFTTRHPVQIFQNLQKVEIHSCRELKHIFSTNIVKGLTQLKMLKIENCDMLDQIIGDIAPSTDQDNKEELDEIIEEGKHSHLYSTSIPSTAVVNHSSGTLSSLTSLKIFCCPKLGSIFTASTAKTLTSLEELFIQNCLSLKLIVTHERVNQNHKENIGEDDHDFHSDISIFQGLKVLHISGCDLLQRIFPISFVGGMMKLNDIRDEEIVDLKDFSSQNKFKDNSCHQKQKNTLFELPALEVLKLDRTLDSTILDSYPIRCPSLRTLSLGIGIYIGFFMINCSTDASKARHGDYISIKISNSDFVPPLESVEYISKQPQGLNLLIMHNIREIELKGFDKVKYLFKPSIVSSLMLEILRIEKCHGLEHIIDIEDEYGKENLNAIFPNLRKLSVRDCDQLKYMLGQYPVANQDCDEIHIHFSALEKISLYNLPNFVSICATNTLTVTWPSLKKFSCDRFSYPFYNPVSCLTVPTNSREPISDLKRFQSHFFSLQDLSIRNCEVEDIFCLNGHGMVGQQVSLRLEYLLLENLPQMTYIWVASKISINLQHLTILEILGCAKLKEIFPPSVLRSLQKLKILIIKECMELKQIVGCEQGAPNNSFTLPNLRRLEIIGCAKLEVIFPKYVLRCLPELKSVKIRKCKELREIIEEDLEDKKMSNLLSPQPCFPKLKELYVGHCHKLKRFISGSASNDFPNLYLLIINGASKLEELVGCGQEKGDRIEKKKVELPRVKLLIFMHMSNFDQEIELPSLKICVVYESPKLSLTPTTTFGELKETFPYKDLKNTGLLDWDLREYMSYLDEDSTISGSSEFTSPQEIENIGNESIKEGPSAKGDKTKPLSTGVEDISIGGGVATHIDSGGMDILAQHSKVVEQDDKMNEGKAGIMPSQEIQVEEGLNLLDKQKEIHINSNNNIDISSDICTRLGTYKHFVDLDDAQIALLVEAITTYPHLWNACEKFSERFQAWRLKILADMLLFLQKESVDNLTPQREKEFHKLYEEAVEIGFESSWIDEMRQHILTKDPKLREDIAERQKDENPKRSCSVDMVLDTQVVKQGDGSNENCKRNSRCVKTQNVNNSFEEGSDLVGKKGEIGVVSIDHNAARNEEPEKEFVAKVSTSEIPRTTTSLTNSQPSERLTPSYLSIPLRETPSNALVDKQRISELCLMNRQKSLGEISIEREAVEKTTKKYTSTAVSSIHSESTSSQLDQIFTSQTKSHPHSEIRSSQTETHTVKESGGHPKIIQDFGANDIMSLFAPVVVGKESEDNIVGKTLVELEKYLKMSLKDIVSSETNSISLLSAINFLSNLPFKDVTLSDGLKDIIEIMQQEFPSIACSFKQGFATNEKLAELEARGNEMATTLGSKISEAKNFYDEAQLKEVVLKEQIIRLKEEIKVSEDALSSLEDEKNKRIAETIGYKMELENVRKDQSQIVEDERKVQQKLFEVTYKWSVLCSQYEYNRMTGRNSS encoded by the exons ATGGAGTGCCTCTTGGGTTTTGCATCTTCTGTTTCAAGAGATTTAGTATGTGGCGCATTAAATCAATTACGTTATCCTTGTGATTTTAACAATTTCGTaaaaaaacttgaagaagaagagcGCGATTTGATTGTAACGAAAGACAGTGTCCAAAAATTTGTTACAAATGCCAAGAAACAAACAAGAAAGACTAGTGAAGTTGTTGACAAGTGGTTGCAAGATGCTATTAATGACGTAGACAATGTGAATCAGTTGTTGAAAGAGGCAAAAGCCAAAAAATTCTGTTGCTTTGGGTACTGTCCAAATTGGATTTGGCAATATCGTGTAGGAAAAAAGTTAGCATATAAAAATGTGTACCTTGAAAAGTTCATTGCAGAGGGTAGAAAATATGTGCCATTTGACCGCATTGCTACACTTCCTTCAGGCACCCTTCATATTCTCACAGAAAAATGCATGAATTTTGAGAGTAGACAATCTACATATGAGAAGCTGCTCGAAGCAGTGAAAAATAATGATGTTGCCATGATTGGATTGTATGGGATGGGGGGGTGTGGTAAAACCACATTAGCAATGGAGGTTATGAAGTTAGTAGAAGCAGAACATTGTTTTGAAAAAGTTCTTTTTGTGCCTATTTCTAGTACAGTGGAAGTTCGAAGGATCCAAGAAAAAATTGCAAGTTCACTGCAGTATACATTTCCAGAAACTGAAGTAATGGAGAGGGCCCAACGATTGTGCTTGAGATTAAACCAAGAGAAAAACATTCTTATGATTTTAGATGATGTGTGGGAGAAGCTTGACTTTGGTGGCATTGGGATTCCCTCCTCTGAACATCATACAGTCTGCAAGATTCTCATTACCACTAGATCAGAAGAAGTTTGTACTTCAATGGATTGCCAAAGAAAGATTTACCTGCCAATTTTAACGGATGAAGAAGCGTGGACTCTTTTCCAAAATAAAGCACTTATATCTAAAAACACCCCTGATACCTTAAAGAATCTGGGAAGATTAATTTCCAATGAATGTAAAGGATTGCCTGTTGCCATTGCAGCTGTTGCTAGTAGTTTGAAGGGAAAAGTTGAGACGATATGGAATGTTGCATTGAATAAGTTGAGAAGTTCTAAGCCAATAAATATTGAAAGAGGTTTGATTGATCCCTACAAGTGCTTGCAGCTGAGCTATGATAATTTGGATACTAAAGAAGCCAAATCACTTTTCCTATTTTGTTCTGTGTTCCCTGAAGATAGTGAAATTCCAATTGAAGTTTTAACAAGATATGCTATAGGATTAGGTGTAGTTGGAGAAGCACACTCTTATGAGGAGGCAAGGAGTGAAGTGGTTGCAGCCAAAATTAAGCTCGTCAGTTCTTGTTTATTGTTGGATGAAGAGGATGAATATGTCAAAATGCATGACATAGTTCGCGATGTGGCCCACTTGATAGCCAAGAAGGAGAATAAGATAATCAAGTGCGAAGAGGAAAAAGATGTGACTATTGAACAAAATTCAGTAAGATATCTATGGTGTGTGAAATTTCCAATTGATTTAGATTGTTCCAATcttgagtttttatttttaaagacaaaattggAAGAATTTAATGGAATTTTCAAAAGAATGAGAATGCTCAAAGTTTTGATTCTAGTCAATGATAAGGATGGAATAACACCATTGTCAACAATGTGtttaaaaacattaacaaaTCTTCGTTATCTAGGTATTTCTGGTTATGAATTGAGCGACTTCTCATTTGTAAGCCATATGAAGAAACTTCAAAGTCTTTCGATGAATGGTTGTTCATTGCCTTCATTTCCTGAATTACAAACCGATGTTGCAATTACACAAGTAACAACCTTAAAATTGTTACAATTGTACAAATGTGAAATGAAAGGGAAGAATTTCGAAGTGATCAAAAGAATCCCACTACTGGAAGAGTTGTACATTGTCGATATTGAAGGAGAATGGGATTCTAATAGTGAAGACAATATTGAATTCTTTAACACGTTTAGTGTCCCCAAAACACTGCAAAGGTATGCAATTGTATTAGGATCCAATAACTTTGgtgattataattataattattttcaccCTCCTCCCAGAACTCTATTACTTAACCATTTTGACAAATCAAATGAGGTAATTAAGGGTTTGGCAAAAAAAGCAACATATCTCTTTGTAGCAAATATTCAGAGAGGCGCAAAAAATATCATCCCTGATATATTTCAAATTGAAGGAGGAGGTTTGGACGAGTTGAGTAAGTTTGAGATATGTAATTCTGAAGAGATAGAGTGTTTGATTGACACTAGTAACCATTTGAGTACAGTGGTATCTCCCTTCTCCAAGTTGTATAAGCTCAGAATGGTTAACTTGAAAAATCTAAGAGCTTTATGGCATTTTTCTCAACCTATAAGTGGACCTTTTGAGAACTTAGAGAAGTTGTATTTTAGTGATTGTCCAAAGTTGACATCTCTTTTCACGTATGTCGTTGCTCGAAGTTTGGTACAATTGAAAGTACTAAAAATTTCAACATGTGATGAACTGAAGCATATATTAGGAGATGATGACAAAACGAAGAAAAGTCAAGGTGAATTCACCACTAGACATCCTGTACAAATCTTCCAAAATCTTCAAAAAGTAGAGATACATAGTTGTAGAGAATTAAAACATATATTCTCGACCAACATTGTAAAGGGCTTAACTCAATTGAAAATGCTCAAGATAGAAAACTGTGACATGCTAGATCAAATAATTGGGGATATTGCTCCATCAACAGACCAAGATAATAAAGAAGAACTTGATGAAATCATTGAGGAAGGTAAGCATTCACATTTGTATAGCACTTCAATTCCATCAACAGCAGTTGTAAACCATAGCTCAG GAACTCTATCAAGCCTTACAAgccttaaaatattttgttgtcCGAAGTTAGGCTCAATTTTTACAGCATCTACAGCTAAGACCTTGACTTctttggaagaattgttcattCAAAATTGCCTTAGCTTGAAGCTTATAGTAACTCATGAAAGGGTCAATCAAAATCATAAGGAAAATATTGGCGAGGATGACCATGACTTTCATAGTGATATTTCAATCTTCCAGGGTTTGAAAGTGCTACATATCAGTGGATGTGACTTATTGCAACGTATATTCCCTATCTCTTTTGTTGGAGGCATGATGAAATTGAATGATATAAGAGATGAAGAGATTGTTGATTTGAAAGATTTTTCAAGTCAAAATAAATTCAAAGACAATTCTTGtcaccaaaaacaaaagaatactCTATTTGAACTTCCTGCTTTAGAAGTACTCAAACTTGATCGTACCCTGGATAGCACCATTCTAGATAGCTATCCTATAAGATGTCCATCTTTGAGAACATTATCATTGGGTATTGGGATATATATTGGGTTTTTCATGATAAATTGTTCAACGGATGCTTCAAAAGCTAGACATGGGGATTATATTTCAATCAAG ATATCAAACTCGGATTTTGTTCCCCCACTTGAAAGTGTTGAATATATTTCAAAACAACCTCAGGGTTTGAACTTGCTTATTATGCATAATATAAGAGAGATTGAACTGAAAGGCTTTGATAAggtaaaatatctttttaagcCGTCTATAGTTTCATCATTGATGTTGGAAATCTTGAGAATTGAGAAATGTCATGGACTTGAGCACATTATAGACATTGAAGATGAATATGGCAAAGAGAATTTGAATGCTATCTTTCCAAACTTAAGAAAGCTTTCAGTGCGTGACTGTGACCAACTGAAATATATGCTTGGCCAATATCCCGTAGCTAATCAGGATTGTGATGAGATTCATATTCATTTTTCCGCATTGGAAAAAATCTCTCTTTACAATCTACCAAATTTTGTTAGCATTTGTGCTACCAACACTCTCACTGTGACATGGCCATCTTTGAAGAAGTTTTCTTGTGACAGATTTTCCTATCCTTTTTACAATCCCGTTAGTTGTTTGACTGTTCCTACCAATTCAAGAGAGCCTATTAGC GATCTAAAACGGTTTCAAAGCCATTTCTTCAGTTTGCAAGATCTATCCATAAGGAATTGTGAAGTAGAAGATATTTTTTGTCTTAATGGACATGGAATGGTTGGGCAACAAGTGAGTTTAAGGTTAGAGTATTTGCTTTTGGAAAATCTACCTCAAATGACTTATATTTGGGTGGCTTCCAAGATTTCAATTAATCTCCAACATCTTACCATATTAGAAATATTGGGATGTgcaaaattgaaagaaatattTCCTCCCTCTGTTTTAAGAAGTTTACAAAAGTTGAAAATCCTAATCATAAAAGAATGCATGGAATTGAAGCAGATTGTTGGATGTGAACAAGGAGCTCCAAACAATTCTTTTACCCTCCCAAATCTTCGAAGATTAGAAATAATTGGATGTGCAAAATTGGAAGTAATATTTCCAAAGTATGTTTTAAGATGCCTACCAGAGTTAAAAAGTGTGAAAATAAGAAAATGCAAAGAATTAAGAGAAATCATTGAAGAGGATTTGGAAGACAAAAAAATGTCTAATCTTCTTTCTCCTCAGCCATGCTTCCCAAAACTAAAAGAATTGTATGTTGGACATTGCCATAAGCTGAAAAGATTTATCTCTGGATCTGCATCTAATGACTTTCCCAATCTTTATCTTTTGATCATAAATGGAGCCTCTAAACTAGAAGAACTTGTTGGATGTGGACAAGAAAAAGGTGACAggatagaaaagaaaaaagttgaGCTTCCAAGAGTGaaacttttaatatttatgcATATGTCAAACTTTGATCAAGAGATTGAATTGCCGAGTTTAAAAATTTGTGTTGTCTACGAAAGTCCAAAACTCTCTTTGACTCCAACAACTACTTTTGGAGAGCTGAAGGAAACTTTTCCTTATAA agATTTAAAAAACACTGGACTTTTAGACTGGGACTTAAGGGAGTACATGAGCTATTTAGATGAAGATTCTACTATTAGTGGTAGCAGTGAGTTCACTTCACCACAG GAGATTGAAAACATAGGAAATGAGAGCATTAAGGAGGGGCCTTCAGCAAAGGGTGATAAGACAAAACCTTTGTCAACTGGTGTTGAAGACATTAGCATTGGAGGTGGTGTTGCAACTCACATTGACTCTGGTGGCATGGACATACTTGCACAACATTCCAAGGTTGTTGAACAAGATGATAAGATGAATGAAGGAAAGGCAGGAATCATGCCAAGCCAAGAAATCCAAGTAGAAGAAGGGTTGAACCTATTGGACAAACAAAAAGAGATACATATTAATTCTAACAACAATATTGACATTTCTTCag ATATCTGTACAAGATTGGGAACATATAAACATTTTGTTGATCTGGATGATGCACAAATTGCTCTTTTGGTGGAGGCGATAACAACATATCCTCATCTTTGGAATGCTTGTGAGAAGTTTAGTGAGCGCTTTCAAGCTTGGAGGTTGAAAATTTTGGCAGATATGTTGTTGTTCCTTCAGAAGGAAAGTGTTGATAATCTTACTCCTcaaagagaaaaagagtttCATAAACTATACGAAGAAGCTGTTGAGATTGGATTTGAGAGTTCATGGATAGATGAAATGCGTCAACATATTTTGACGAAGGATCCTAAGCTAAGAGAGGACATTGCAGAGAGACAAAAGGATGAGAATCCTAAGAG GTCTTGTAGTGTGGATATGGTACTAGATACCCAGGTTGTTAAACAAGGTGATGGGTCTAATGAAAACTGTAAAAGAAATTCTCGATGTGTGAAGACCCAGAATGTTAACAATAGCTTCGAAGAAGGTTCTGACTTGGTTGGTAAAAAAGGTGAAATAGGTGTTGTTTCTATTGATCACAATGCTGCGAGAAATGAAGAACCAGAGAAAGAATTTGTTGCAAAAGTTTCTACTTCAGAAATACCAAGAACAACAACATCATTAACAAACTCACAACCATCTGAAAGGCTAACTCCATCTTATTTGAGTATTCCTCTACGTGAAACACCCTCAAAT GCATTGGTGGACAAACAGCGGATTAGTGAATTGTGCTTGATGAACAGACAAAAGTCACTTGGAGAAATT AGTATTGAGCGAGAAGCTGTAGAGAAAACCACAAAAAAGTACACCAGTACGGCAGTTTCATCAATTCATTCCGAATCCACTAGCTCACAGTTGGACCAAATATTTACTTCTCAAACTAAATCACACCCACAT AGTGAAATTAGGAGCAGTCAAACTGAGACCCACACTGTTAAAGAAAGTGGAGGCCATCCTAAAATTATTCAAGACTTTGGGGCCAATGATATCATGAGTTTATTTGCACCAGTTGTTGTGGGGAAAGAGAGTGAAGACAACATAGTTGGAAAGACCCTTGTTGAGTTGGAAAAGTATCTAAAGATGTCTTTGAAGGACATAGTTAGCTCTGAGACTAACAGCATTAGCCTTTTGTCTGCTATTAATTTCCTGTCCAACCTTCCTTTCAAAGATGTAACTCTATCAGATGGACTCAAAGATATTATAGAAATTATGCAACAAGAGTTCCCAAGCATTGCATGCTCCTTTAAGCAAGGTTTTGCTACCAATGAGAAGTTGGCAGAACTTGAAGCTCGTGGGAATGAGATGGCCACTACTCTTGGTTCCAAAATTTCTGAGGCAAAGAATTTCTATGATGAAGCTCAACTGAAGGAAGTAGTTTTGAAGGAACAAATCATTAGGTTGAAGGAAGAAATAAAAGTTTCTGAGGATGCCTTATCATCTCTggaagatgaaaaaaataaaagaattgcAGAAACTATTGGGTACAAAATGGAGCTTGAAAATGTGAGGAAAGACCAGTCTCAAATTGTGGAAGATGAAAGAAAAGTTCAACAAAAATTATTTGAGGTGACTTATAAATGGTCAGTTCTATGTAGTCAATATGAGTACAATCGCATGACTGGTAGAAATTCCTCATGA